ACAGCCGCCGATTACATCCAGGCCCGCACTGAGGTGTTGCGCGCCCGACTCGCGGCGCAACGCCATCGGGTCGAGCTGGCCCAGGCCCACGCTCGCTATCTGACCACACTCGGCATCGACGCACGGTAACGCCATGACTACGCTTCGTTCTTCAATTGCTGCGCTCGCCACGATCCTGGCCGCAGCCGGCTGCCGGTCCGATCAGCCCGATGCCTACGGGACCTTCGAAGCCGACGAAGTGGTCGTCGCCTCGGAGACGACCGGCCGCCTGCTCCGCTTCGACGTTCGCGAAGGCGACCAGCTGACCCCGGGCTCGACGCTCGGTCTGGTCGACACGATTCCCTTGTCTCTCGAACGCCGCGAGCTGGCCGCGCGCCGCTCGTCGGCGCGCTCAAGGACCACCGAGGTCTCCGCCCAGATCACCCTGCTCTCTGCGCAGCGGGATGTCGCCGAGCGCGAGCTGGCGCGGACCCGACGGCTGGCATCGGCCCAAGCCGCCACGGCGCAGCAACTCGATCGGGCCGAGCGAGACTACCGGTCGCTGACCGATCAGATCGCGGCAACGCGCACCTCGTTCGGCACCACGCGGGGTGAGATCGATGCGATCGAAGCCCGCATCGCAATCGTCGACGATCGAATCGCCCGGAGCAGCATCGTGACCCCCGTCGGCGGCACCGTGCTGACGACCTACGTCGAGCAGGGCGAGATCGTTCAGGCCGGGCAGCCGCTCTACAAGGTCGCCCGGCTCGACACCCTGACTCTCCGCGCCTTCGTCAGCGGCGATCAGCTGGCCGCGATCAGACTCGGAGAGGCCGTCACTGTCCAGTTCGATCACGGCGCGGGAGTGTTGGCCCAGCGCAGCGGCCAGGTGAACTGGATTGCCTCGCGGGCCGAGTTCACGCCCACGCCGATTCAGACTCGCAAGCAGCGAGTCGACCTCGTCTACGCCGTGAAGATCAGGGTGGCCAACCCTGACGGTGCTCTCAAGATCGGCATGCCCGGAGAACTCGTGCTGACCCCGACGCCAGCCGCAGCAGCGGGGAGTCGATGATCTCGCCGATCGCGGCGGCGGATACCGCCGTCATGGTCCAGGGTGTCTCGAAGAGCTACGGCGCCCAGCCTGCGCTGACGGAGGTCTCCGTCTCGATCCGCACGGGAGAGCTCTTTGGCTTCATCGGTCCGGACGGTGCCGGGAAGACCACACTCTTCCGGATTCTCACCACCCTGCTCCTGCCCGACTCAGGCTCGGCCCAGGTGCTCGGCCTCGATGTGGTCGAAGGCCTCTGGGAGCTGCGACGCCGGATCGGATACATGCCCGGCCGCTTCTCGCTCTATCCCGACCTTACGGTCGAGGAGAATCTCGACTTCTTTGCCGCCGTCTTCGGCACCACGGTGGCCGCGCAGTATGACGCCATCGCACCGATCTACCGTCAGATCGAACCCTTCCGGACTCGACGCGCGGGCGCGCTTTCCGGCGGCATGAAGCAGAAGCTCGCGCTCTCGTGCGCTCTGGTGCACCGGCCCGACATCCTCTTCCTCGACGAGCCGACGACGGGTGTCGATGCTGTCTCGCGCCGTGAGTTCTGGAATCTGCTCGACAGTCTCAAGCAGGGCGGCATGACGATCGTCGTATCGACGCCATATATGGACGAGGCCGATCGCTGCGATCGGGTCGCTCTGATCCAGAAGGGGCGCGTGCTCATGATCGACGCGCCCGGTCGAATCGGCGCACAGTATCCGCTGCCACTCTTTGCCGTGCGCGACCCCCGTCGGGTCGAGCTGCTTGCCGCGCTGCGTGCGTTCGACCACGCCCGGAGCGTCTACCCGTTCGGTGAGGAACTTCACTATACGGACGCACGCACGGACGCCGCACCCGAACTGATCCGCGCCGAGCTCACCCGCCACCTGCGCGGCCAAGGCCTCGAGGGCGTGTCGATCGAACCGATTCCGGCCGGGATCGAAGACAGTTTCATGGAGTTGATGGGCGCGCCGGAAGGGATCCGATCGTGAAGGCCGCGCCCGCCATCGAAACCCGCGAGCTGACCCGGCGATTCGGCGAC
This region of Gemmatimonadales bacterium genomic DNA includes:
- a CDS encoding HlyD family efflux transporter periplasmic adaptor subunit yields the protein MTTLRSSIAALATILAAAGCRSDQPDAYGTFEADEVVVASETTGRLLRFDVREGDQLTPGSTLGLVDTIPLSLERRELAARRSSARSRTTEVSAQITLLSAQRDVAERELARTRRLASAQAATAQQLDRAERDYRSLTDQIAATRTSFGTTRGEIDAIEARIAIVDDRIARSSIVTPVGGTVLTTYVEQGEIVQAGQPLYKVARLDTLTLRAFVSGDQLAAIRLGEAVTVQFDHGAGVLAQRSGQVNWIASRAEFTPTPIQTRKQRVDLVYAVKIRVANPDGALKIGMPGELVLTPTPAAAAGSR
- a CDS encoding ABC transporter ATP-binding protein, which produces MISPIAAADTAVMVQGVSKSYGAQPALTEVSVSIRTGELFGFIGPDGAGKTTLFRILTTLLLPDSGSAQVLGLDVVEGLWELRRRIGYMPGRFSLYPDLTVEENLDFFAAVFGTTVAAQYDAIAPIYRQIEPFRTRRAGALSGGMKQKLALSCALVHRPDILFLDEPTTGVDAVSRREFWNLLDSLKQGGMTIVVSTPYMDEADRCDRVALIQKGRVLMIDAPGRIGAQYPLPLFAVRDPRRVELLAALRAFDHARSVYPFGEELHYTDARTDAAPELIRAELTRHLRGQGLEGVSIEPIPAGIEDSFMELMGAPEGIRS